GTTAGAAGCTGAAGGACCAGTATAGCCAAATACTTGTGATGTTAGAAGTTGATGGTGTGGTACTGCCCACTACGCTCCAATTTACCTTATTGTTGTTCTCTGACTCTGTTTAATGTTGAATTGTCTAATAATGCTGAGATGATCTACCTTCAAAACTTTTGGCTGAATTTCCACAATAGTGATGAagctcatgtttactgttttgggTCTTGCAAAAGTTAGGAGAATAACTCCAGCGGCTTTTTGCGAATAAATAGTAGTGCTAGACAATTGCTTGACTGACGGTGATACTGCTTACTTCACAGGTATCTAGAGCTACATTCTGGTGACTGAGATGAAGAAGAAATGGGTTGTTGGCTGTAGGCAGGGATCAGGCTCTTGTATTTTGTATGTTGGACCTTCAGATTGACTCTCTATGTAGCATGCACCGGTCTGTACTCTGCTGTGAAGTGCACCTGTAGGAATTAATTGCTTAATTTGACAACCTGCGTCGATCATCTAGTTTCTGTATGCATCAGTCAGCTGGCATGTTGGTTGATGGCACATTTACTTGCTTCGGTTACCCTGCGTTTCATTTAACCTGCTCTATCTATGCTTTTCAAGCAAGCATCTTGTGACGGGCTCCCCTGTAAATTTATCTTGCTTGCATTTTGGTGTGTGCGCATGTGTCTGTTATTTGATTTATTGTGCGTGTTGTTATTTGATTTATTTTGCGTGTTGTATCAGGCGTCTGAGATTTTTGCCAGATTTTGTTGAATTTGTATCTGATTCCGAGCTAAGTATTTAGAGTCTTGGTAGTTGTGATTAGTCTGACTAGGGCATCTCCAATGTGACCCGTAAATTTGCTCCAGCATCCACGGACACAGATGTGGGAGCCGGTCATCTAACATTGTTCGCATACATTTCAACCATTGTTTGAACTAagtggatgaaattcatgcaaaacGGTGGATTTCATTCAAGTCCGGATAGAAAATATCACAAATCAATCATACATGTTATGCAAGTAAGCCTAATACAATAAAAGTTTAAATTCAACGAGATTAAtcggatgttcaacaagtttttcatgTCTCACACATACTGCTCCTTCAGCTTTATCCAATGGTACATGTGCATAAATGGCCGCCCCTCTGCCTTGTGATTGTACCTAGCAATGGGCAGCCCGGCCTGACTCGACCTTGCCCATGGGCCGGGCCTGGGCCTAGATTTCGAGCCTGATGGTCAGGCCGGGCCAGGCCTGGGCCCGTCGTATTTGCAGTTTAACGAAGAGGCCTGGCTTGAGGCCCGAGGTTTGACGGGCTTTTTGCATgttgggccgggcttgggcctgatggtcaggccgggccgggctcgggcctaggtttTTCATGTCGGGCTTTGGTAGGCCTGGCCCGGTCCGAGGGATGACCGGGTATACCTGTGATACATCATGGCAGCGCATGCGGGTTATACAATGTGTAgagcaacattgagtgaatgaatgatTCAATCTGTAAGTTGAACAAGAAGAATCAAAACTTACGATATCATTGGCTGCAGCGCGCAATGGTCACCTTGGCTCCAGCATATTAACTGCACCAGAAAACTTGGTAACGCTGGTCTAGATGGCATATCATCGGTACACTAATGCCCTCACATTGCAATCATGGATGATGGGCGTGTCGTACGGCGTCATGTACTTTCGTGCGTGAAATGATTCATGCACTTGCTGCCAGAAGGTCCCACCTCTGCCCCTACCTATGAAATCCACGGATACAGCCAACCACGCATCACACGATAGGTCATCCTTCATGGTCGAGTGGAGTTCCTGGTCGAGTACCCCGCCATCCTTTGTACTCTAAAAATGACATGGTGTTTGAAAATAAGTTCAATGACATTTGAGTATTTGACTGAACACCTACGGGCATGGTGTGCGCCATGGTTGACGTCTACAGGACGGGTCTTGGGTGGATGAGACCGTCGTGAAAGGCGAGCGGGCGGGTCGGTGCTGGTTGCGGAGGTCCAGCAATGCATGTGTGCCAGCCGAAGTAGTACAACGGCGACAACAGGCGGAGGAGTGTGGAGATGCAAAGCAAGAGGGGAGATGTGACGGAATGGAAGAAAATGGGACCGGAAGGAGGGATTTAGTGGGCCAggggtgtcggagtcctatgtccggactcctgcaaagcccaacccccccccccccccacacacacacacttcgctTCCACTTTTGCATGAAAAAGTGCGTCTAGACCGCTTGGGGAATCGATACAGACCCGTGTTGGTTGGCACAACACGTCCGGACAGCACGGTATGAACTTATGCGGGTGGTTTGAGGGTcggctttggagatgcccttatacaTATACAGTCAAACAAAACAAAACATTGCACATAGCTTACAACCAAATACGTCACATAATTTTTCCATCACAATAAATAAAAACCTCATAGTTTATTACAACCAAATGAATTTAAAATTATACCAAATACGTTGAAAGAAAAGGAGCCGAGACACCCATTGGTTTCCTACGTGAGTTCATATATACCCAACCAAATCATTTTAAAATTGAATGTGAGTTGTTCAATCACATATTTCTTGATGAAATTGGATAATCTGTGTTGTTACCGCTCCATACTCAGGCATAACGTTCTTACCTTGGAAATCCCACCCTTGATCAAAGATGCTCGTCagctacaatcatgttgtgcatgatcacataaGCGGTCATCATCTTCCACATCCTCCGAGGGCTCCATGTTCTATCAGGGTGCCTAACAATAGCCATCGAGATTGGAGAACACCAAAAGCACATTCAACATCCTTCCTAGTACTCTTTTGTCCTTAGGAAAACCTACTCTCCCACgggcttgggaattgttttcacaATAGTTGACCATTGAGGATAGATATACCATAAACTAGGTAGTATCTCTTGTTGTTTTTGTGgccattgatctcaaagttgacctaTGTGGAGTTGCCTTCTGAAAGCCTTGCGAACACTGATGAGCACTGAAGCATGTTGATGTCATTATGAGAACCTGTCATGACAATAAAAGAGTGTCAAATCCAGAGATCTTGTGAAGTTGTGATGCCACATCTTCAAGTATGACCATGCAAGCTTTAACATGTCCCTTATATTGCCCTttccaagcaaatggacagttatTCCACGcacagtgcatacaatctatgctaccAAGCATTCCCAAAAAGCCTCTAGATTCATTGATCGCCAACAACCGGGTTGTATCCACAACATTTGGTTTTCTCAAGTACTCCAGGCCAAACACTGCAACCATAAGTTTACAAAACTTATACAATACGCTAGGCATATGAAGTCACTCATGCGGACATACTCATCCACAAAATCATCGGGATGCAAGCATCTGAACAGCTGCAGTACATTTCTAATAAGAGGAGAAGCAACCCTTTTCAAGGGCATCATGCTTGCATTTAGGTAATCATCATACGCCACCACTCCCTACCGAATATGGTTTAACATATGTCTCGTCATCCGGAAGCATCGCTGAAAAAGCTTGGGAGTGTATAGTGTGTCAATGAAATTGCAATAATCGTTGTACAGTATGCAATGGACGCTCTCTCTGTTACGATTCAACCCAGAGAATGGCCCGAGATTGATACCCAAACCTAGGTCGCTGACTAGCAATGTGCTCATTGACAACCAAAGTAGCAACCACAGAATCCTCATCGTAGGACGATGAATCGTCTGATGAACATATGAAGTTATTGTAAAAACAATATCATCCGAGCTGTCCACCATGGTAGCTTGCGGGCAAATGCCCGAACAACTTGCGGACGACGACGAAGGCAGTCGTGGTCGAGTCCCGGTCAGTGCAGGGCAATGCCCTCTGCCCATACTAGCAATAGGCATGTCAAAGCACGCGCCCTCCGACAGTGATCGTGGAGGCAGGTAGTGCCAACAACCTGGGTAGGCGTGCCTTGTAGTGCTCCTAACCGTGGCGAGGAGCGGCTACCAAATGTCGGCAAATGTGGGCATTGCTGGTTGCGATGGCGGTGGGGCTGTTGATGGATGGGCGATGGGGCCTGGGGCAGTGGCGAAGCGGCCGGAACTGGGGTGATGGCGAGGGCAACAAGGCCGGGTTAGTGTGTGTGGAGGGGAAGGGGGAAGAGTTACCATTGTGCCACAGACAGGAGAGCCAGGGGAGGACATGAGGAGGACAACGCGGGTGTCTGTTGCGTAGCTACGCCAACATCCATCCTCGTTTGCATCGCTACGTTGAGTCGCGTTTTCTGTTCACTTAGACCCAAACGGACGCGGCCAAACGAATGGGCCGtcgtgttggagttggccttaggatTCAGTCACCTTTTATTTACACCAAGATTTACACAGGATTCAATCACTTTTTTTTTGACGGAATTACATCATGGCTTACTTTATTAATTTAAGCCACACTTACATTATCAATCAACGAAGACAAAATAAAACTAGGGGGATCATGCCCCCAAACACAACTATCTAAATCACATTCATGGGCAAACGTATGCGCCACCCGGTTTGATTCCCTTGGACAATATGTAAACAAAAGTCTGTCAAAAGAGTTAGTCTGAATACGAATGTCCTCGAAGATTGGAGCAGCAAATGTCGGAGAACCCTTCGTCCCGAAGAGTGTCCCGAAGAGTATCAACAACTCCTTCACAGTCATACTGGATGACCAGCTTCTAACAGCCTAATTGATTTGCAAAATGAATTCCATGTAGAACTACTTGGGCAAGCTGTGGCTGCATCTATCACAAAAGGAATAACCTAGGAGCTCATGGGGCCTCGCGGTACCGCAAAATTTTTCTACAGGTCTACCGTAAACGAATTTGCAGGGCACGGCTTTACCGGacctgctagagatgctctaaggatcTATAAGTCCTCAAAATCTCCTGTTagattcctttgaatcaaaggaggaGCCCTAAAACTGCTAAAACTACACattcaaataaaatatattttGCGTTGGAATGTTAATCGTTCTAGCTAAAACGGCAGAACCTACAAATTCAACCTGCCCTACCAGAGCTGCCGTCTACAGAAAACAAAATCCTTTTCAAACAGCTCTACGAAATATATTACTTCCCAAATTAGAAGTAAAAAACTGCAGCCAGAAGAATACGACTCACAGAAAAGTAAACAGACAAGCAGAGGTGCATAAACACACAGGCCACAACAACAGTTTTCATCGTCCAGGCGAGCCAGACCATCAGGTACCACTTGGCAATTCAGAGTACATCACTTCAACCACTCTAGCTAAACCTGCAGCTAGTTTCCAAAAGTCAATGTTCAATCATCCAGACCTAGGCATAGTACAGTTTCCACATACACACAACTTGATTTCGGCCCTCAAAAGAATTTCGGTTAACATCCATACACCACAGAGGCATCCGTTGCGGATTCTTCATTGCCTGATCAGCTGCATATATGTTTAAGATTAAGAACCCATTCAGAAATTCAGATCATTAAGAAAGGTGAGCGATCAGGAAGAGGTGTGGTTCAAAGATTTACCCCCGGGTTACCTGTGTAGCTGAGGTTCACTTGGAGGCTTTTATGTTAGCGAGGGCTGTAAGGGCCTCCGGAATCTTGCCTTCATTGATCGACCTAGTGGCCTGTGCAAAGAAATTTGGATTTTGCAGGACTGAGCTCCTGTTCCTGGTAATATATAAAATGGCATATATCCCAAATGTCAGCAAAAGACACTGACCTTGAGAGACGGTATGAGTGCATAAACCTCTTCAATGGTCTCAGGCCCAATGTTCGCTATCATGCATATCTGTTACAGGTACAACAAGCCATTTCATGTTgagatgatggaaatgagataCAAGAAGGTGAGAGGAAAAGAAGGGTTACGAACCTCGCCATCATTAACACCATAGTCTTTAAGGGGTCTGCAGCTACGAGTCAAGGAAATTAACTACAAAGTGGTTGCTTGGCGGAACAATTTAACTGCGTAACCACATGCAATCTCCAATACTAGTTCTTAATCAAAATAAAGGATACTCCAGGATTTCTTTCACCAACTTCGCAGAGGTGAAGTGATTTCCTTCTTTTGCATATTGAAAGGCCTTGTCAAACGACCTGCCGGTGCAAGAAGAAATGAGTAAACATGAAGGCACACAAACTAACAGACTGGAACACCACATAAACAATTATTAGCGGAACAGAAATAAAACAACAGATGTTCCTTACTCAGGAATTTTTATCTTCGGATCCTCTGATAAGATAGCCATATGTGCCTGAATTTTCTGCAACATTTCTGCTGCTTCACAGTTTGTTAACAATATAGAATTAGGAGACATATCTGCAACCAATTGTTATGCGGGAATCAGCTTGATGTGTGCCCGTTTCAAATGGTGTAAAACTAACAATCTCATTATACAGAACTTCTCAAGTAAAGAGCCTACTGAAATTCCATAAACTACCGAACTTTAACTACTATTAAGGTTACTATGACAAAAAATAAGCTTCTAGAAAAATAGAGGATTTTTCAATGGAAGGAACTGACCAAGCTGAAGCTTTAGTTCTGCATCAGACATTGCAGGCTTTGCATTTGATGCGGAGCCCTTCCCACCCTTCCCAGCACTAAATGCCTTCCCTCCTTTGCTACCTTCTCCTATGAGAACATAATACATGAAAGGAAGATATGTAAGACACAGAAAGGCAATCGATTGTATAACTAAAACTTTTAGTTTTATCAGCAATGTATAGCAAAAGTACAAAATGATGCATACATACCATTAGAAAAGGATGAAGCCTTTCCACCAGTTTTTAGGCTATCAGATGAAGCTTTCCCATTTGACTTGGAGTGTGTGGGGGGAGCCTCTTCTTCGAAAAAATCTAAATACAGGCAGTGATATATGAGGTTCTTGTATATTTTCAACTATATATCAATATATTATTCACATTGAAGTTTCATTCAACAATACAGTAAATTTTAGTGCTTATTTATGTACTGTAATCAGATATACTGCCCTATCAAATACTGCAACAGTTACAATGTAAGCAGCTCAATGATTACCATTTGTTATGCACAGCCATAAATTGGTGAAACAAAACAACAGTGTCTTGTCTTCAACTACAAATGATATGAAGTGTCCTTTCACACTCAGTGTAATGGTAAATAACATCAACTATGAACAAATAGTCAACAAATCATCTGCAAATAAAACCAAAGGGGAACCACAAACATGGTATAATTCTCTTCCGACATTTTTTCTGTAGTATTTGATCAATCCTATGAAGGCTGCCAAGATAAGTATTTGGCGAGCATAGAAGGTTGTGAGACTCTTCTAGTCAAATGATTCTTTACTGGAACAAACAAGTATCATTTCATGTTTTCAAACATAAAAGTTTACCCCCTTCTTGCTAAAGATGGCCTAAGCCCTAGGGTAGCAGGGTACAACCGTACAAATGAAATTTTCTGACAGTGATAAATAAAACACAATGGATGCTGATCATGTCAGACAGATAGCTCGTAACGTGCTAGCAGACACAAGTGATATTCTTATAACAAAAGCAAACAACAAAGGATTTTCTCATGGAGCAGAGCTGTGATAAGTGCAGTAAAACTAGATTTAAATAAACTGTTGCCTGGAAAATGTTTAATGACGAGATTGGGCAATATTATTaccatcagaatcagaatcagaatcatcaGAAATCAGAACCATCTGCCTTCCGTTCGGTGCTCCTGTCAGAATAAATCAGTTAagaaatctgccaaactctaaacttGCCTTCGAACGCTGAACTGACACAGCATTCATTTTGATAAAGCTGTAAAATCATCAATCATCATATAGCAGGATCACAAAACTGAACAACAAAAAAACATACCATAAAAATCTTAGATCAAAAAACTTCCATGTCAGACATAAATACCTTTATTATGTTCGGGTTTGGCACCTGAGGCAGTGCGGGGGTTGTCGCTCTGGTTTGGCATGGCAGAGGATATTACTGGGCGGGACATGGGCTGTCGAATAGCCTGCGTGTTCTGAAGGTAGTGGCCGTgcgaggcggcgctggggttgGCACTCAGGTTCAGGTTTCTGTTCGGGTTCAGTGTGTGGATGGAGTTGCCTGAGCTGGCCATGGGAGATTGGCGATCCTGCTGGCGGCTCAAGGAGGCTCTGAGGTTAACACTCAGGTTCAGGTTACGCATGTAGGAGTTGACTGAGCAGGGTATGAGGTATCGGAGATGCTGCGGGTAGTGAAGATAGCCACCACCcaaggcggcgctagggtttccaTTTAAGTTTGGAACCGGGAAGGAGATCGCTGGGCGGGGCATAGGGGGGTGAAGATTCAGCATGTGGTGGAGGTAGGGGACGCCGTGAAAGGGAGAGGTGACCGAGGGGTGGGAGTAGCCGAACGGCAGCAGCAGGGAACATGGGCACGGCGGTAGGCTCCGGGTTAGGAGGCGACCCGAAGAGAATACCCATGTCGAAGGGACGATCGGGGTTGTTAGTGTTCGGATTAGGGTTAAGGTTTCTGGCTGGAGACGCCATgggaggcggtggtggagtagatctggagaagaggagaagaggaggaaAGTTGGAGGTGGGATGAAGCGGAAATGGAGATCAATAACTCAAGATATAGGCAGTGGTTGTCTTGTTGCTGTTGTGCCCCGCAATTTCACTTTATTTTGACTTAAAGCCTCTCAGTTCCAAACAAGTTGCGGTACGCTAGACTTGAAACCCACAAGATCTCGAAACCAAGTCATGGCTCTGCCACGTGAATAGCTAACTTCCACGCACCCATgcccatggctagttctttggtgatagtGCTGCTAAATATTGATATTTTAAATTAATTCCAAAAATACCCAACAATATGCAGACTTGATGCATGTACATCACTCCATTTCACGCATTTCAACAAGACAACAAGGTTGTAGTGTGTGTTTCTAAGATGCTGCGAAATAGATAACCTATTGCTAGTAAACATCCAAGCATATTAGTGAGGCACAAAGACTCATCAGCCCTTACCCCGTAAAAGAAGTTAAAGCTAATCATACATTGGCCAAGTGAGTAGTGCTCGGACCACTTCAAATATGCAAGGGATAAATCATCATGTTCTCCAAAGTAGTATATTCTTGAGAGAGAATTTACGGCATGTCATAAGCCGTTCTGACACGGGTATGAAAAAACGCTAACTATCACAGAACCACGAGCATATCACACATGTGATATTTTAGAATAGGCATATACCTCAGTTTCTAGTTTAATTCTACATTTGATCCACCTTTACCAAAATAGTGAAGGTTGGTTTAACTACGGGGCTGCTTTGTTCccagccacaccttgccacactttgccacgtatcaagttagg
Above is a window of Triticum aestivum cultivar Chinese Spring chromosome 6B, IWGSC CS RefSeq v2.1, whole genome shotgun sequence DNA encoding:
- the LOC123135810 gene encoding DNA-directed RNA polymerases IV and V subunit 4 isoform X4 is translated as MANRGGKGSYPPSNSGAPNGRQMVLISDDSDSDSDDFFEEEAPPTHSKSNGKASSDSLKTGGKASSFSNGEGSKGGKAFSAGKGGKGSASNAKPAMSDAELKLQLEMLQKIQAHMAILSEDPKIKIPESFDKAFQYAKEGNHFTSAKLVKEILEPLKDYGVNDGEICMIANIGPETIEEVYALIPSLKATRSINEGKIPEALTALANIKASK
- the LOC123135810 gene encoding DNA-directed RNA polymerases IV and V subunit 4 isoform X3, which gives rise to MANRGGKGSYPPSNSGAPNGRQMVLISDDSDSDSDDFFEEEAPPTHSKSNGKASSDSLKTGGKASSFSNGEGSKGGKAFSAGKGGKGSASNAKPAMSDAELKLQLAEMLQKIQAHMAILSEDPKIKIPESFDKAFQYAKEGNHFTSAKLVKEILEPLKDYGVNDGEICMIANIGPETIEEVYALIPSLKATRSINEGKIPEALTALANIKASK
- the LOC123135810 gene encoding DNA-directed RNA polymerases IV and V subunit 4 isoform X2, which encodes MANRGGKGSYPPSNSGAPNGRQMVLISDDSDSDDFFEEEAPPTHSKSNGKASSDSLKTGGKASSFSNGEGSKGGKAFSAGKGGKGSASNAKPAMSDAELKLQLDMSPNSILLTNCEAAEMLQKIQAHMAILSEDPKIKIPESFDKAFQYAKEGNHFTSAKLVKEILEPLKDYGVNDGEICMIANIGPETIEEVYALIPSLKATRSINEGKIPEALTALANIKASK
- the LOC123135810 gene encoding DNA-directed RNA polymerases IV and V subunit 4 isoform X1; its protein translation is MANRGGKGSYPPSNSGAPNGRQMVLISDDSDSDSDDFFEEEAPPTHSKSNGKASSDSLKTGGKASSFSNGEGSKGGKAFSAGKGGKGSASNAKPAMSDAELKLQLDMSPNSILLTNCEAAEMLQKIQAHMAILSEDPKIKIPESFDKAFQYAKEGNHFTSAKLVKEILEPLKDYGVNDGEICMIANIGPETIEEVYALIPSLKATRSINEGKIPEALTALANIKASK